From one Luteolibacter sp. SL250 genomic stretch:
- a CDS encoding RNA-binding protein yields the protein MESDLLHTEKILADRKVFFLDLKQNSRGMVVKITEDVSGNRDTIMVPAEILGDFIAALTDIKATADDHE from the coding sequence GTGGAAAGCGATTTATTGCATACGGAAAAAATTCTGGCTGATCGGAAGGTCTTCTTTCTCGATCTGAAACAGAACTCGCGGGGCATGGTCGTGAAGATCACCGAAGACGTGAGCGGGAATCGTGATACCATCATGGTGCCTGCCGAGATTCTCGGGGACTTCATCGCCGCTTTGACAGACATCAAGGCGACGGCCGACGACCACGAGTAA